The following DNA comes from Bacteroidia bacterium.
GTGCCAAAATACCAAGCACCTAAAACAACACAGCAACCTAAAAACACAAGTGGTTCTTGTTACATTGCCACTTTGTGTTATGACGATTTTTATGCTGCCGAAGTATGTAGTTTTAGAGACTTTAGGGATGCGACTTTAAGCAAAACTAAAATGGGAAGATTATTCATTGCTAAATATTATCATTTTGCACCAAAATTGACTGCTAAATTGGAAAATCATAAAACATTGAACCGAATAATTAAGCACCTTTTACTTAACCCATTGCTGACAATTATTAAGACTTTAAAACTCGACAGAAAATAAAAACGAACGCCCAACAGCGGTTTTGCAAAAAAGCGGGTTCAGTGGTTAATTGAACATTCAACCTCGCATCAAATTTTGTGGTATGTTGACAGTTTAGTGCTCCGAAATCCGCTTCTTCGCAAAGCCCCAAAACGTTAGGCACAATGCTACGAGCGACCATTCCAACATAAACGGACGGACAAAACGGACAACTAACAAACCTATACAAGAATAAAAATTGTAACTTTGCGAAATGGGACAAAAAGAGAAATTAACGATAGAAAAACTGATAGAAGAAGCCCAAATATTCTGTGTTGAACAATCAAAAATTCAACACAGCGAACTTTATGGCGTAACAGACGGAAAAGCAGTAGGAACACTTATTGAACACAAATTTCAATCACATCTCAACGAAAAATACGAAGTCGTTGTAGGTTCATCTGCAAAAGGAATAGACTTGCCATCTGACGACATTCAAACGGACATAAAAGTAACTTCAATTAAGCAACCACAATCTTCTTGTCCTTTCAAAGACGCTAAACAAAAGATTTTCGGACTTGGCTACAATCTTCTTGTGTTTGTTTACGATAAAACAGACGACACGACAACCCAAGCCGCAATCTTAAATTTTGTAAGTTGTTCGTTTGTTCATAAAGAACGGACAGCCGATTACACGACAACTTTCCGTTTGCGTGAAATGGTAAAAGACGGTGCAAATGAAGCCGACATTGTTGCTTACTTGCAAGACAAAAACATTCCTGCGGACGAAATTACGTTAGCAAAAGTTGCTGAACAGATTTTGCAGACACCACCCGAACAAGGTTACTTGACCATCTCCAATGCTTTGCAATGGCGATTGCAATATCAAAGAATTGTTGCCTTAACAGACGACATTTCGGGAATTGAAAAAATTGTAAGCTACAATAAACCGCAATGATGAAAGTATTTGAAGCAAATATTACTCATCAGGTTTCGGATTATTTGAACGATAATCTAAGAAACATTGTGGCTGTTGAAAAGGCTAATCAAAAAATGTATGAAGCCTTCGGCTTCATACATTTTTTTGATAATGCGGAAGATTTGCAAATACTGAAAGAAACAATTTCTATTTCTCAGAATATCGTTTCAGAACCCGACAGAGCCGAATATGGAGACTTTCAGACCAATACAGAATTAGCAAACAATGTTGCCTTTCATCTGACAACAAAAAATATTTCGCCAAAAATCGTCATTGAGCCAACTTGCGGAAAAGGCAATTTTATTGTTGCTTCTTTGCGGCAGTTCACAGACATAAAGAAAGTTTTCGGTATTGAAATTTACAAACCTTACGTTTGGGAAAGTAAATTCAATATCATTGATTTTTATTTGAGCAACCCAAGCGAAAATAAACCCGAAATTTCAATCATTCACAGTAGCGTTTTTGACTTTGACTTTAAAACTATTGCCAAAGAAAACAGCACAAAAGAAATTTTAATTATTGGCAATCCACCTTGGGTTACAAACTCAAAATTAGGCAGTCTTAATTCGTCTAATCTTCCTAAAAAAACGAATTTCAAAAACCATAACGGATTAGATGCGATGACAGGGAAAGGCAATTTTGATATTGCCGAATACATTACCTTGATGATGATTGAAACCTTTCAACATCAAAAGGGGAACATTGCTTTATTAGTTAAAAATTCAGTAATCAAAAACATTGTCTTCGACCAATTCACAAAAAAGTATTCCATTTCTGAAATAGAAAAACATTGCATTGACAGCAAAAAAGAATTTAATGTTTCGGTAGAAGCCTCTTTATTTTATTGCAAACTAAATTCCAACTCGACATTCGATTGTGCAGAGTTTGATTTTTACAATAACTCAAATGCAAAACTTAATTTCGGTTGGTTAGCAGACAAGTTTGTTTCTAATCTTGACACTTATTCAAATGCCGAACAAATTGACGGAAAATGTCCGTTTGAGTGGCGACAAGGTATTAAACACGATTGTTCTTCCATTATGGAATTGGACAAAGTGAACGGACATTTTGTAAATGGACTAAAAGAAGAAATCAAATTGGAAAATGATTTGGTTTACGGAGTGCTAAAAAGTTCTGACTTAAAAAATACAGTCATTAAGGAAACGAGAAAATACACGATTGTAACACAGAAAAAAGTGGGACAAGAAACGAATTATATCAAACACGACTTTCCGAAAACTTACAAGTATTTAATTGAACATCAGGACATTTTTAGTTCAAGAAAATCAAGTATTTACAACAACAAACCGCCATTCTCTATTTTTGGTGTGGGCGACTATTCGTTCAAACCATACAAAGTTGCTATTTCGGGACTTTACAAGACTTTTCATTTTACGCTTGTTCTACCTCAAAATGAAAAACCTGTAATGCTTGATGATACTTGCTATATGTTGGGCTTTAACAGATTAGAGTTTGCCGTTTATTCATTGATACTTTTAAACGCTGAAACGACAATGCAGTTTCTGCAATCCATAACTTTTGCAGACGCAAAACGAACTTTCACAAAAGACATTTTAATGCGTATTGACATTTTGAAATTGGCTCAAACGACTGACAAATCTGAACTACAAAGAGAACTAAATTATATAAACGAAACATACAACTTCAACTTGACTTTGGACTTTTGGTGCGACTTTATAAACGAAATGACACCAATAGAAAGTGGACAAATTGAAATGTTTGCATAGATAGACAAAAAGCACTGTGCCTAACATCGGTTTTGCGTAATGGCGGGTGACG
Coding sequences within:
- a CDS encoding restriction endonuclease; the protein is MGQKEKLTIEKLIEEAQIFCVEQSKIQHSELYGVTDGKAVGTLIEHKFQSHLNEKYEVVVGSSAKGIDLPSDDIQTDIKVTSIKQPQSSCPFKDAKQKIFGLGYNLLVFVYDKTDDTTTQAAILNFVSCSFVHKERTADYTTTFRLREMVKDGANEADIVAYLQDKNIPADEITLAKVAEQILQTPPEQGYLTISNALQWRLQYQRIVALTDDISGIEKIVSYNKPQ